From a region of the Alnus glutinosa chromosome 1, dhAlnGlut1.1, whole genome shotgun sequence genome:
- the LOC133858560 gene encoding uncharacterized protein LOC133858560, whose protein sequence is MASWSSSTTTPTSTSFSAVPAFLYSIRTLSLTRSHVGTRTLARKTRTCAKLGEKSALQYKKLGDSDLAISEITFGTMTFGEQNTEKEAHEMLSYAFERGINALDTSEAYPIPMRKETQGKTDLYIGSWLKSQPRDKIILATKVCGYSERSSYLRDNAKVLRVDAENIRESVEKSLKRLGTDYIDLLQIHWPDRYVALFGEFSYDPSKWRPSVPFVEQLKACKELIDEGKVRYIGVSNETSYGVMEFVHAAKVEALPKIVSIQNSYSLLVRCRFEVDLVEVCHPKNCNIGLLAYSPLGGGSLTGKYIDINSEAARKGRMNLFPGYMERYNKSIAKEATIEYLELAKKHGLTPVQLALGFARDRPFMASSIIGATSVKQLKEDIDAFLTTERPLPPEVMADIENIFKRYKDPAIL, encoded by the exons ATGGCCTCGTGGTCCTCCTCCACCACAACCCCCACCTCCACCTCCTTCTCTGCCGTCCCTGCTTTCCTCTACTCCATTCGCACTCTCTCCCTAACACGCAGCCATGTTGGAACCAGAACGCTTGCCAGGAAGACCCGCACTTGCGCCAAACTCGGCGAGAAGAGCGCGTTGCAGTACAAGAAGCTCGGAGACTCTGACCTCGCTATTAGCGAAATCACTTTTGGAACT ATGACATTCGGGGAGCAAAACACAGAGAAAGAAGCTCATGAAATGCTAAGTTATGCATTTGAGCGTGGCATTAATGCTCTCGACACTTCCGAGGCT TACCCAATTCCAATGAGGAAGGAGACACAAGGAAAAACTGATCTCTACATTGGTAGCTGGCTCAAGTCACAACCTCGTGACAAG ATTATTTTGGCCACAAAAGTATGCGGTTATTCTGAACGGTCAAGTTATCTACGAGACAATGCGAAGGTTTTGCGGGTCGATGCTGAAAATATTAGAGAAAGTGTGGAGAAAAGCCTCAAGCGCCTCGGCACTGATTACATTGATTTGTTGCAAATTCATTG GCCTGATCGTTATGTGGCATTGTTTGGTGAGTTTTCATATGATCCTTCAAAATGGAGGCCAAGCGTGCCATTTGTGGAGCAACTGAAGGCTTGTAAAGAACTTATTGATGAAGGAAAG GTACGCTACATTGGTGTTTCCAATGAGACTTCATATGGAGTGATGGAGTTTGTGCATGCAGCAAAAGTTGAAGCACTACCGAAGATTGTCAGTATCCAAAACAGCTACAGTCTCCTAGTTAGATGTCGTTTTGAAG TTGATCTTGTTGAAGTTTGTCACCCAAAGAATTGCAATATTGGTTTACTGGCTTATTCTCCACTGGGCGGCGGATCACTTACAGGAAAATATATAGATATCAATTCCGAGGCTGCAAGAAAAGGAAGAATGAACCTCTTCCCTGGCTACATGGAAAGATATAACAAATCAATTGCCAAG GAAGCAACAATAGAATATCTTGAGTTGGCCAAGAAGCATGGCCTAACTCCAGTTCAACTGGCACTTGGTTTTGCACGAGACCGCCCGTTTATGGCGAGTTCAATCATCGGTGCAACCTCTGTCAAACAACTAAAGGAAGACATTGACGCATTTCTTACAACTGAGCGGCCTTTGCCACCAGAAGTAATGGCagatattgaaaatattttcaagagaTACAAAGATCCTGCCATCCTTTGA